The nucleotide sequence GCCGGGCCGGGTTCGGCGGGCAGCGAGCCGGCGGGGAAATAGTAGGTGCGGGGCTCATCCTTCGTTTCCCAGCCACCCGCGAAAAGGCGGCCCCGATTCCAGGGTTTGCGATGCTGCAAAATGGGGCGCTGCCGGATGAGGACGGCGTCGAGCACCCGGCCGCGGTCGGCGGCCAGGGCGTCCCGCATCTGTTGTTCCCATCCCGCGCGGGGCGCCGCCCAGGTGACGGTGGCGATGCGCTTCTGCCAGTCGGCCACGACCTCGGCGGTGACGGCCGCGGCCGGCCGGGTGCCGCGGATTTCCAGCTCGAGCACATAGCCCCGGGTCGCCGGCTCGGGTTGCACATACAACAGGGTGGCGAGCGCGACCGCCGTGGCGACGGTGGCGAGCAGGACCCATTGCCCGCGGGCGGGCAGGGGCAGAAAACGGAACACGACATACAGCAGCAGGCCGAGCCCGAGTCCGGCCGGGCCGCTGAAGAGGATGCCGACCACCGGTCCAAGGTTGGACTCGGGGATGAAGACCATCGGCCCGAAGAAGCCGGCGGCAAAGCCGGTCACGCCGAGGATGATGATCCAGAGAAATCCCGGTGGTTTGGGCGCGGCGTGATCCAGGTCCACGGGCTGATGTTTCCGGATCAATCCGTGTGATCAAGGCTGATTGTAATCGTGCGAGCTGCCATGGGGCGCCTCGCACGGGCTGGATCTGGCTGGGCCGGATCCCCTCACACTCTGGCCGGCTTAGGGTGGGGAGAAGCCGCGGCGGCGGCGGCGCGGGGCGTGACCGCATGGATTTTCAGGCGGCGGATGCCACCGGGGGTGGGCCATTCGACAATGTCGCCGGTGCGATAGCCGATGAGTGCGGTGCCGACGGGCGTGAGGATGGAGAGCCGGCCCGCGCCGATGTCGGCCTGCTCGGGCAGGGTGAGCTGATATTCCTCGATCTCGCCCGTGTAGAGATCCTCGATTTTCACGTGGGCCCCCAGGCTAACGATGTCTGCGGGCAGGGCGGCGGGATCGATGACCGTGGCGCGGTCGAGTTCGCCGCGGAGCCGGTCGATCGTGGCGGAGCCACCCGACGGAGAGAGCGCACTCACGAGGAGGCGTAGCTGGGTATGATCATTGCGGGTGATATAGAGGGGGGAGAGGGTGGTGGGCATGGGGGAGGAGGGTGGAGGTGATTCGGGTCTGGTTGTTGGTTGCTCGGCGGGTGAACGCGCGCGGGCCCGGGGGATGCGGGAGCATCCGGCGGGCGGGATCGGGCGGTCTGGCGCTGGTCAGGCGCGCGGCGTGATGATCTGCGGGGTGATGACCTGACGCGGCGGGATCTCCACGCGCAGCACGCGCGACGGCGCGCCCGCGCGGGCGGAGAGCACCGGCGAGGCCACGGGCTTGAGGAGGCAGGCGCCGCCTTGGTTCACGATGGTGGTCAGGCCCTCGGCGTGGATCGCGATGTCACCGGTGATGACAAAGAGCAGCTGGTCGTCGGGCGACGGGCTGGCCGGCAGTCTCGTTTCGGTGTCGGGAGCGAGCGTGAGGAGGCTGCAGGTGAAACCGCGTTGCTTGAGCACGGGGCTGATCTGGAGGAGGTCGGAGGGGAGTTCGAGGGTGGTGAGGGAGGAGTTCATGGTGATGAATGGCTGGAGGGTTGGGACACGGCAAAATCCGGACGCGGCTGCGCCCGGGTGGAAAAAGCGAATGCACGCACTCGCGACGGGTGGACGGGCCCGATGGGGCTCTCGCAGGCGGGACGAAACAGCCGGTGCCGGCGGCTCAGCCTGCGAGGCCGGCCGCGCCAGGGAAGATGGCAGGCATCATGTTACCGCGGAGATGGAGATGACGTTTCATTTTTTCGCGGCAGCAGGTGCTTGAGGCACCATTGGCCACAAACGGCGTTTGTCAAATGTGGCGGAC is from Lacunisphaera limnophila and encodes:
- a CDS encoding GreA/GreB family elongation factor: MPTTLSPLYITRNDHTQLRLLVSALSPSGGSATIDRLRGELDRATVIDPAALPADIVSLGAHVKIEDLYTGEIEEYQLTLPEQADIGAGRLSILTPVGTALIGYRTGDIVEWPTPGGIRRLKIHAVTPRAAAAAASPHPKPARV